The DNA sequence aattgtaagagctgtcgctctcctcatcctcagatgaggtgaggagagaaggatcttctgaccaaaatgcggagtctgggaaatatgccatctttattatatttataaacgatgcagatggcaacacgaaaactaaacaaaacactttcaaactacaaaataacaaaataacgacgtagaacgaaaacctgaacataaacttacataactgaaacgtaaactcacgaacaggcaacagacgacatcgaaacaaaacgaacagccaaacagtcccgtttgtgaatatacatcgaaaacgacacgaagacatcacaggagacaatcacccacaaacacacagtgataatgccctacctaaatatgactcttgattagaggaaaatgcaaaccacctgcctctaatcaagagccataccaggcacaccgaaaccaacatagaaacagataacatagactgcccacccaaaacacatgccctgaccataaacacataaaaaacaacataaaacaggtcaggactgttacagtacccccccctcaagatgcgcacgccgggcgcacaagcacaaagtccaggggagggtccgggtgggcagttgaccacggtggtggttccggctcaggacgctgtccccataccaccatagtcactcccctcttctttctaccccttctaatgcccaccctaacactaccttcccctaaataaacagctagcaccaggacaaggggcagcaccgggacaaggggtagcaccgggacaaggggcagcaccagaacaaggggcagcaccgggacaaggggcagcaccgggacaaggggcagcaccgggacaaggggcagcaccgggacaaggggcagcaccgggacaaggggcagcaccgggacaaggggcagcaccgggacaaggggcagcaccgggacaaggggcagcaccgggacaaggggcaacaccgggacaaggggcagatcccggctgaaggactctggcaggtcctgtttggacggctctggcaggtccatgctggctgacggctctctacgctcatggcaggctgacggctcttgacgctcatggcaggctgacggctctcgacgctcatggcaggctgacggctctcgacgctcatggcaggctaacggctctcgacgctcatggcgctctgacggctctggctgctcatggctctctgacggctctggctgctcatggctctctgacggctctggctgctcatggctctttgacggctctggctgctcatggctctctgacggctctggctgctcatggctctctgacggctctggctgctcatggctcgctgacggctctggcagatcctgtctggttggcggctctggcagatcctgtctggttggcggctctggcagatcctgtctgattggcggctctggcagatcctgtctgattggcggctctggcagatcctgtctggctgacggctctagcggctcctgtctggctgacggctctagcggctcctgtctggcggatggctctgtaggctcatggcagacgggcggctttgcaggctcatggcagacgggcggctttgcaggctcatggcagacggatggctcagacggcgctggggagacggatggctcagatggcgctggagagacggatggctcagatggcgctggggagacggatggctcagatggcgctggggagacggatggctcagatggcgctggggagacggatggctcagatggcgctggggagacagatagctctgtagagaggagaaggagagacagcctggtgcgtggtctaggcaccggctgcgctggagaggaggaaacagcaggagagagaacccggagagacagcctggtacggggggctgccaccggaggactggtacatggaggtggcaccggatataccggaccgtgaaggaggacacgtgctcttgagcaccgagcctccccaaccctaccaggttgaatgaaccccgtagccctgccagtgcggcgaggtggaatagcccgcactgggctatgcaggcgaaccggggacaccacctgtaaggctggtgccatgtacaccggcccgaggagacgtactggagaccagctacgttgggccggcttcatggcacccggctcgatgcccaacctagccctcccagtgcggcaaggtggaatagcccgcactgggctaagcacgcgtactggggacaccgtgcgctttaccgcataacacggtgtcttaccagtacgacgccttctacctccacggtaagcacggggagttggctcgggtatcctacccggctttgccacactcctcgtgtgcccccccccaagaaatttttgggtcttactcacgggctcccaaccgcgtcgtcgcgctgcctcctcataccagcgctcctgggctgtggctgccctcttctcctccttaggacggcgatattcccctggttgagcccaaggtcctctaccgtccaatatctcctcccaagtccagaaatccttattgctccgtcgagcattcccataccgcttggtctctgtattttggtgggtgattctgtaagagctgtcgctctcctcatcctcagatgaggtgaggagagaaggatcttctgaccaaaatgcggagtctgggaaatatgccatctttattatatttataaacgatgcagatggcaacacgaaaactaaacaaaacactttcaaactacaaaataacaaaataacgacgtagaacgaaaacctgaacataaacttacataactgaaacgtaaactcacgaacaggcaacagacgacatcgaaacaaaacgaacagccaaacagtcccgtttgtgaatatacatcgaaaacgacacgaagacatcacaggagacaatcacccacaaacacacagtgataatgccctacctaaatatgactcttgattagaggaaaatgcaaaccacctgcctctaatcaagagccataccaggcacaccgaaaccaacatagaaacagataacatagactgcccacccaaaacacatgccctgaccataaacacataaaaaacaacataaaacaggtcaggactgttacaataatGCTTGTCGTAATTCTCAAATCAGTCAAATGTATCAGCCTCTCTAGGTCAAGACTAGGCCTACATACAAACTCAATGGGCCATTAGTTGAGGCATTCTACCTTACATTCTACCTTAAATATATGTCTATATTTGGCTCTGCTTTTTCATATACATGAAACTCAAGGTCAAAGCACACCTCTTAGGTGTTCTCTATTGACCTGGAACCATATCTCAACAGTAGAGGAAGTGTGTGTTATCCGGTTTGCTCTGTGTGTTGCAGAGGAAAGCCACATCACTTGAGCAGAGTACTCACTCAGGAAATAAGTCAATCAGTAACTGCATCTAAACTAGGAAGAGATAGCAGTGTTGCCGTGCAAGGATTTCTCTTTTCTGTTTCCTCTACATCTGTTTGTTCATTCTAATATGATGTCAACATGATTCATTTGTATCAAAAAGTCACAATTATTCACaatatttcaattttttaatCAACTGTTTTTCAAAATAAATCTTATTATTTACTGTTTTAACAATTGTTTtcagattattatttttataATTCACGTTGGCCTATATGTTAATGCCAGCTGAAGAACTGAACCACTAGTGTTACAAGGTAAGTGAATTACATGATTTTTACAAGcagatactgtatgttgttgaatGTTGATGTAATGGTTATCAATATTGTTCAGTGAGTATCTTTGATTATTGATGTCCTTATTGTTTAACTTTATTTGTTCTTCTGCTTAAACAAAACAGTTGTATGGCTTTCCTATCATGGATCAATCACTATATCAAGTGTTTGTCTGTACTTGACCACTTCTCtactgaagtgtgtgtgtatgagtggttTTGATTACAGTATACCTGCAGTTTGTCCCCTTTTGGGGCATAGATGGATAACATCACTTTAATTTAGCTTTACAAAGCTTTATTTGTCCTTACATTTTATTTTACACAATAATAGTGTTGCATGTGACTTATGTACAGGCCTACTCTATGCTACTTGACTAAAGTCCATCATGTGTCATTTGAGAGAGCATACACTGTCTGCTCATAAACCACCTCTTAACTTTTCAGGAAGTGTTAACGTGCACGTCTGTCTGCTTCTGCCCATGTCGTACTGTTAGCTATTGGAAACGGAGAATTATCAAAATAATATAAATGTGAGTTAAACATCATTATTTTACAAGGCACAGTTGATTTAAAATGCATGTGTAATCACTATCAAATGTAATCTCTATAACCTGGGATTCCTGTGTTACTGGTTCCTTCACTTCCTTGTTACAACGTACATAGAGTGTTTATGAATACTGTAACTCATTCTAAGCTAGTCTATAACATGGATGAGGATAATGACAACGACAGAGGTATAGTAATATTCTATAAATGGTGTATTATTGTGAATGGTATGGGTCACTTTAAGTGTATAAACCATGGTGACCTAATTTAACCTGCACCATCATTTAACCTGCGTTAATATGTTTCAATGCAAGACAGCTAAAGAACAGCATGTGAGAGGAAACCTCTGAGAGACGACATTAAAACAAAGTTACTCGCCTGTGCAATGGCGAGTGAACGCTCCCCAAACGTTCATGGTAAGTAAATTCCAGTTCAGCTTTCCTGAATGTTTAGCCTACATTTGGACATGTTATTACTTTTTGATAATTCCTTCCTTTACACAGCGTGTGTTTGAAACACATTGTGTTAGTTAGACTGTGTGCTGAGCTTGTATCTGATGATTACCCTCTGATGCAGGGGGTCCTCCTCCCCAGTCAGATCTTAGACTCCTGCTGCTTGGAAGAGTAGGAGCTGGGAAGAGTACAGTAGCCAAAACCATCCTGGGCAGAGATAACTTCCGGAGTGAAGGAGGCATGTGTGTGAAGAAGCAGGGTGAGGTGGCTGGAAGGACTGTCACCGTGGTGGACACCCCGGGCTGGAACACTGTGAAGTACACGTCCACACACATCAAACAAGAAATGAAGAATAGTGTGACCCTATTGCCTCCAGGACCCCATGCTCTTCTTCTGGTGGTTCCCATGGGCGACCCTCTCTCCTCCGCAGAAAGAAAGGCAATTCGGTATCACATGGAGCTATTGTCAGTTAGGGCATGGAGGTTTACCATGGTCTTGTTTGTCAGTGAGGCTGAGGAGAAATGCACATCCATTGAACAGAATCAGATGATCGACAGAGCAAAAAGTATTCTAGCGAAATGTGGAGACAGGCACCATCTCCTTGATTGTGGGAATTCTCCTCCCCAGATTTCTGAGCTCCTGGTAAAGATAGACGCCATGGTAGCAGAAAACCGTGAAGAATTCTTAATCCCCCAAGTATACTATGACCTGATGGAGACTACAATGCCAAGGGAAGTGACCGAGCTGAGAAGGATGTATGAAGACCGAGAGGACAGACTgaaacagaaatacaaaacagagTTGAAGGAAAAGGAAGACGAGCTGAAGAAGTATAGAGAAGAAGAGAAGCCTAAAGAAAGGTTGATGAAGAGGACAAGTAGCAGTCAACTACTTCCCCCCAGTAGTAAGTATGATAAGTTTAAAATTGCTCCTaaagtaatttccactttgacatttcagactagatttgccctaatgaaaaatgtatcaaccactaCAGAACTGTCCTATAaaaataatccacataataattcacatttcctattgctgcaggtttattttcctgctgtagcaaactggctcaaattaagatcctacatctgtaacggTGTTCTGATTCATtaactgtctctgtgtgtgtgtttgttctttgAAGTAAGCACAGAGAAGCAGGACCGGTCGGTAATGGCTGACCATCAGAAGGTGGACCTACAGGCCGTCAAGCAAGGATACAGGGAAGAGGCCTTGTCTGTGGTGGCCCACTACGTCAAACCACTAATAGTGATTATGACTGCTGTAGTGGGGGCACTCATGGGAGCAGTTGCAGGTGCACAACATGGAACACTTGGCGCGTGTATTGGGATTCCTATAGGCATTATTTTGTCTGTTCTTGTGAGTTACGCTGTCCGTGGAGCCGCCACAGCAGCAAGGGATATTTCCATCAAAGTCAAAGCTGAGGAAAATGAAagccagaggagagaagagagagcagactTCTTCTTAGATTCTCCAAAATCTAAAAGATTTGATAAGGATCAGTGACACTCTTTTGGATGTCAGCACTATTCTATTGCTACAGTGTGTCGTGTATGGACTGTGCTGTATGGACTGTGCTGTATGGACTGTGCTGTATGGACTGTGCTGTATGGACTGTGCTGTATGGACTGCCACTCTCATGGTTCACCTGACTTGACTGGCTGACCCCAgtgaagagacaggacagactGCCCAGCAAACCGGGAACATACCCAGAACATAAGAAAGGGTTTTTATACAACATTAGGACGTTCTCCTAACATTCACAAAAACGCAccacatctgtaacaaccaccattCCCCAAACAGTTTCGTTATGTTTCCTggtaatgtaataacacaatgtaccaGCAATGTTTTTAGAACATACTGCTGCAACAAAATGTATGCGCaatgttctgggaacgttcttgcaacatcaggcgaatgttttatacaaacattgtataatcatcagcgcaactggacagtttttgtgttatgagaacatttgccgCAACCTAACAAATGTTCTGGGAATTTTCAGAGAAACAATTTTGGTTTGTTAGacgccctctcgccctctctcgccctctctctccctctctctctctcgccctctctatctctcgccctctctctccctctctctctctcgccctctctatctctcgccctctctctcaccctctctctctctcaccctctctctctcaccctctctctgtcaccctctctctctctctctctctcgccctctctctctcaccctctcgccctctctctctctctctctctctctctctgtgtgtaactgatggttgttgttgagagGTTTTTATTATTGTGTGGGGGTGAATGTCTGCACCCTTTGCGACCTGATGGACTGTGTTGATCTGAGTCCTACTATACTATTATCTGGTGTAGTCATGTTATCCAGTAGCTGTAGATGTATATCAGTAGTAGAATCTTTCTGTACAAACAGCAAGGGAATTTACTCAAACGAAA is a window from the Salvelinus fontinalis isolate EN_2023a unplaced genomic scaffold, ASM2944872v1 scaffold_0701, whole genome shotgun sequence genome containing:
- the LOC129847095 gene encoding GTPase IMAP family member 4-like produces the protein MASERSPNVHGGPPPQSDLRLLLLGRVGAGKSTVAKTILGRDNFRSEGGMCVKKQGEVAGRTVTVVDTPGWNTVKYTSTHIKQEMKNSVTLLPPGPHALLLVVPMGDPLSSAERKAIRYHMELLSVRAWRFTMVLFVSEAEEKCTSIEQNQMIDRAKSILAKCGDRHHLLDCGNSPPQISELLVKIDAMVAENREEFLIPQVYYDLMETTMPREVTELRRMYEDREDRLKQKYKTELKEKEDELKKYREEEKPKERLMKRTSSSQLLPPSISTEKQDRSVMADHQKVDLQAVKQGYREEALSVVAHYVKPLIVIMTAVVGALMGAVAGAQHGTLGACIGIPIGIILSVLVSYAVRGAATAARDISIKVKAEENESQRREERADFFLDSPKSKRFDKDQ